In the genome of uncultured Pseudomonas sp., the window AAGACATGAGCAATACGCCTCAAACTGAACCAGAATACCAATTACATGAAAGTGAGCTGCTACGCCATCAAGAACATAAACCTGAACGACCACGGGCATTCAACCCGTTTTACGAAGACGCTACTACAGCAGCCCTTATAAAGGGCATGCGACTTGACATGCCTTGGGCAGCACTAATGTCTAGTGAAGGGATTTCGGTTTTAAAAGGCGTATTCAATGACTTCGGTAAGATTAATGCATTATGGACCGGAAGCACTATAGACGTATCACGAGCAACAGTTGAAGGCTGTTCACTACATGATGCAAGACTGACTTTAGGGATTATGATTCAGCTCGAAGTACTAAAAGAGTATCTAGAGGGCAAGGGGGATCTTGCTCGCTCTGTTGGATTACTATCTCGCGCCTTAGTTTTTCATCCAGAATCGACTCAGGGAACGCGCTTCATAAAGAACAAAGCCATCAATAACGAAGTTATCGCAAAATATAACGAACGAGTGCACAACCTGCTGGAAAAATGCATGCACCGCCTACGCAATACTTCCGAAGAAAAGAAAACAATAAGCTTATCAACCAGTGCAGCTGCGTACTGGACTGAATCATACAACAAGATAGAGTCAGAACTGCAAGTAGGTGGCACATATGAAAGATCTAAGGATCATGCATCTAAGCTCAGCGAGAATATTGCTCGCGTAGCTGCACTTTTACGTTACTTCGAATTCGGCGAAGGGCTTATCACCCTAGAAGAGCTTCAAGCGGCAGAAAAAATCGTCCTCGAATGCTCAAAAACTTTTCGAAATGAATTTACATTTATGCCCAAGATCATCAGTGATTCAGAAATTTTATTCGCCTGGATTCAATCCAACTGTAAAAACTCGAATATATTTAACTGGGTTGATAAAAACGACATTCTCCGAAAAGGCCCATCAAAGTTTCGCGCAGTTTCGAAACTCAACCCCACATTAGACTGCTTAGTGGCCTCGGGAAAAATAATTGTGAATGATAAAGTTAGACCAGTCCGGATTGAAATAAACAGAAGCTTTTTATAACCCAGCACTTTACCACCGGCCTTGCGCCGGTGCTTTTTTTACTTGTAATACGATTCGAAATAATCTCAGTCACACATTACTGCAATGACATCACCACCAAAAAGGTTTTTTACCATGTCATTGCGCTGCCCTCACTGTCACTCACCCAAAGTCGCTTCATTCCATCAAGCCATGAAAGTTGGCGCAGCCATCGGCACCGTAGGCGGTGTTGCGCGTGGTGTCAGCGCTGCACTGGCCGGCGGCCAAGCAGGTGCG includes:
- a CDS encoding YfjI family protein; translation: MNQEATNKTILSALNKFPLLKEFIVEVAETTQAPLELALASALSTISMLCQPLIDVKRPGNMIGPVSLLIISIASSGERKSTIESMFLGYIRTYVKNALITHQKELLAWSVKLEVWEARKRKIIKDMSNTPQTEPEYQLHESELLRHQEHKPERPRAFNPFYEDATTAALIKGMRLDMPWAALMSSEGISVLKGVFNDFGKINALWTGSTIDVSRATVEGCSLHDARLTLGIMIQLEVLKEYLEGKGDLARSVGLLSRALVFHPESTQGTRFIKNKAINNEVIAKYNERVHNLLEKCMHRLRNTSEEKKTISLSTSAAAYWTESYNKIESELQVGGTYERSKDHASKLSENIARVAALLRYFEFGEGLITLEELQAAEKIVLECSKTFRNEFTFMPKIISDSEILFAWIQSNCKNSNIFNWVDKNDILRKGPSKFRAVSKLNPTLDCLVASGKIIVNDKVRPVRIEINRSFL